tgaggtcctgtcctacactaactattctatgattctatgaacccaCAGGAGAACCTGAACAAGCTGATGACCAATCTACGGAGCACTCACCCCCATTTTGTGCGCTGTATCATCCccaatgaaacaaaaacaccTGGTAAGAACTTCAAGTAAAGACAAACAGTATTGCAATGCAGCCGTTATTCTCTATGCTTTAACATGAAGTATCAAATAATTGTCTTATTTGCTTAAGGTGCAATGGAACATGAACTGGTGCTACACCAGCTGCGCTGCAACGGCGTGCTGGAAGGCATCAGGATTTGCAGGAAGGGATTTCCCAGCAGAATCCTCTATGCTGACTTCAAACAGAGGTCAGTCTCCTTTCTGCTGTCCCTTCTGTCTTTACTGCATAAGTTGTAATTCCTAACAATTTTAACATTTGTTAACTTTAATTAatgttaattaattaaattaattaattttaattaagttTAATTAATTAACTTTTTAATGCCAAATATCTGAAAGATAAGTATCACAAGATAAATATCAAAAAACGGAAAGAGGAGAATAATGAAATGTATAAAGAAAGAGTAACATGTAAGgctagaaaaagagaaattgttgagaaattaAGAGATGTCAGGTGTCCTGACTGTTTGCTGGTCACCCCACAACTGAACTCTGCCGGTGTCTCTGGATATGGAAGCACAATAAAGCTATACAAACCAGTGATCAcaagatttaaaaatgcagattagCATGTGGCTACAAGAAGTTCTCCAAAAAAAATTTCCAAACTCAGTAGAGTGCTTTAGCCATTGTATCAGCTGCAAGTTTCAGGGGAAGATGCTTTCTTCCTATACACATAGGGACGATGTTCCTCTAGAGATTTTTTCTACAGCGTAGGTTAAGTGAAAAAGATCTCAGAATGAAACAGCTGGAGATCAGTGTCCTCATCTATGATGGATCACCTAAAGACAATAAAAGTTTCCTTAACTTTCTTATCAGATTAGAACTTCAGTATAACTGTATCTCTAAACAAGAAATGAATTTCCAGCTTTCTCCCCCACTCTGCTGCACAGACTAATGGTAACTTCAATGACATTTATACCGTTATGATTTGAAATTATCCTTATTTGTATTTCCTCCTCATTCCACAGGTACAAGGTGCTTAATGCCAGTGCAATCCCAGAGGGACAGTTCATTGACAGCAAGAAGGCTTCTGAGAAGCTTCTTGGGTCAATTGATGTGGACCATACCCAGTACAAATTTGGTCACACCAAGGTACAATCCTTTCTTGAGTCattcacagcatctctgtgctctgctctACCTGCCAGTGATGTGCAGCAACATTCCCTTTCTCAAGGTGTTCTTCAAAGCTGGGTTGCTGGGACTCCTGGAGGAGATGAGGGATGAGAAGCTGGCACAGCTCATCACTCGCACACAGGCCAGATGTAGGGGCTTCCTGATGAGAGTGGAGTACCAGAGAATGGTGGAGAGAAGGTACACATTTCCCATCTTCAGTTAAGGTCATTGTACTTGGAGGAAAGTGTTGACACTCATcctactgaaaatatttcatttcctttttaattgtGCTTCAGGGAGTCCATCTTCTGCATCCAGTACAATGTTAGGTCCTTCATGAATGTGAAGCACTGGCCTTGGATGAAGCTGTTCTTTAAGATCAAGCCCTTGCTGAAGAGTGCAGAATCTGAGAAAGAGATGGCCAACATGAAGGAAGAATTTGAGAAAACCAAGGAAGAGCTTGCAAAGTCTGAGGCAaagaggaaggagctggaggagaaaatGGTGAAACTGgtgcaggagaaaaatgatcTGCAGCTCCAAGTGCAGGCTGTGAGTATTACTAGCACTTTTCTTGCAGAGGAAAATGCATAAGGTCTAAGTCCTCTCTCGTAGTTTGGAACCCTCACGCTGCTTACTAAATTTCCTTAGCAAGTATTTCGATCTGAATTACTAAAGGTAAAATACAGATCACTCAGTGTCAGATTCCAACTTGAGAATGACATGTTAAGTCTCTGTGTCTACAGGAATGTTTCTGAATGCAAGCTTACAATGTAAGGTTCAGCTGCAGTCGCTAGAGATATAGTACATATTACCAGAGCCTGGAAATCAATTTAGTTGACTCCTGACTCTGGTTTTAATCAGTTACCTAAATTAAAGGGCCTTatggtttttcttctgtgcataGTATTTCACCTGTCCTACTCAGCTACTATTCCAGAAAGACTCACAAACCTACTACATCCTGTGAGCCCTATGTGTGTTTCAAATGTTCCTTGGAAGATCAAAAGATTTGGCAACATTCACATGATACTCTTCTGTCTCTAAGTGTCTGCTTCACAGCTTCAAGACAAAGCttcaaacaaaaaccaccaatTGTAAATAAATTATGTACCACTTTATATGGAACAAGAACAATACTAAGTCAGTCTTGCCAAGGGAAGAATTTACAGAGATCTGTGCACAATTATATTCATTTATTAACTTTTAGGGAAAGCAATCAAAATccttaaggaaaaaagtgtatttaGATACTTACACATCTCTAAATAAGCAAGAGAGAATAATTAGTGAGagtaaaaaaatagaataagaTCCTACTCTAATTTAAAAGAGGCTGTGCAGAGATAATTTCCCTTAAGATAATAACAAATGGGAATTCCATGGGGATTTTTCAATAGCAAATACAATTTTTCTATTCAGCTTTTCCTAAAACTTACAGTTAGCAAACAATATAATGTTTCTCTAACAGGAAGCTGATGCTTTAGCTGATGCTGAAGAAAGGTGCGACCAgctaattaaaaccaaaatccagCTGGAAGCAAAAGTTAAAGAGGTAACTGAAAGAgctgaggatgaggaggaaatAAATGCTGAGCTGACAGCCAAGAAGAGGAAACTGGAGGATGAATGCTCAGAGTTGAAGAAAGATATTGATGACCTTGAGTTAACACTGGCCAAGgttgagaaggaaaaacatgCCACTGAAAACAAGGTATGAGGCAGAACCTGTCACTCATGCTCCAGAAAAGAGCCCTGTGCTCTTACAGGACTTCTGTACCTACTTCCTTTGTTTtcacttcctcctttcttctcaaAGGTGAAAAACCTCACAGAAGAGATGGCAGCCTTAGATGAGACAATAGCCAAGCtgacaaaagagaagaaagcccTCCAAGAGGCCCATCAGCAGACACTGGATGACCTGCAGGCAGAAGAGGACAAAGTCAATACACTGACCAAAGCTAAGACCAAGCTGGAGCAACAAGTGGATGATGTAAGCACACAGGCATACAGCAAGAACAAGGCAGGTATGGGGGTAGATCTGGTGGGCAGAGAATTGATGGTCTTGTTAATTTCAGCTGGAAGGGTCCCTGGAGCAAGAGAAGAAACTGCGCATGGACCTTGAGAGAGCCAAGAGGAAACTCGAAGGAGACTTGAAGCTGGCCCAGGACAACATCATGGATTTGGAAAATGATAAGCAGCAACTGGATGAGAAACTCAAGAAGTAAGTGTGGCTGTGGGACACCTGAGAGCTGGTctattgcactttttttttcttccagctctaaacagttttcttttcccaaaggaaagacTTTGAAATCAGCCAGATCCAGAGCAAAATTGAGGATGAGCAAACCCTGGGCATGCAATTACAGAAGAAGATTAAAGAATTGCAGGCAAGTCTCTGTTCCTTGCCCCTCTCATCCAGCCTCAGGTCGGGTAAGAGGAGGGCACGGGTGTGAATGGCCCCTGATGTTCTCCAGGCTCGTATTGAGGAACTGGAGGAGGAAATTGAGGCAGAGCGAACCTCTCGGGCAAAAGCAGAGAAGCATCGGTCTGACCTCTcgagggagctggaggagatcaGCGAGCGCCTGGAAGAAGCAGGAGGGGCTACAGCAGCTCAGATCGAGATGAACAAGAAGCGTGAGGCCGAGTTCCAGAAGATGCGTCGTGACCTCGAAGAGGCCACGCTGCAGCACGAAGCCACGGCTGCTGCCCTGCGCAAGAAGCACGCGGACAGCACCGCTGAGCTTGGGGAGCAGATCGACAACCTGCAGCGAGTGaagcagaagctggagaaagagaagagtgaGCTGAAGATGGAGATCGACGACCTGGCCAGTAACATGGAGTCCGTCTCCAAAGCCAAGGTACACAAATACCTTCTAGGTATTTCTGCCCCAACAGAATTCTATTAAATTCAAGGTTTTGCAGCTGCTATTATTAAGAATTAGCATCATTAACTACTTCCATGTATTACCACACAGGCAAATCTGGAGAAGATGTGTCGCACCCTGGAAGACCAGCTGAGTGAGATTAAGACAAAGGAAGAAGAGCATCAGCGCATGATCAATGACCTCAATGCTCAAAGAGCTCGTCTGCAGACAGAGTCAGGTGAGAGAGCCTCCTCTATGTCCTTGAATGGGAGAGCATCCCAGAAGAGTTATTTTGGCTCACAAATGATACtgtatatattttctttgtttgtgcTTTGCTAGGTGAATATTCACGCCAAGTGGAGGAGAAAGAATCGCTGATATCTCAGCTGTCAAGAGGCAAGCAGGCTTTCACCCAACAGATTGAGGAGCTCAAGAGGCACCTAGAGGAAGAGATCAAGGTGAAAAGATAGTATCAGAAATGtatgaaatcacagaatttaCAAgatgagagggagaaaaataactactTTGATAGTGcagtcctttccagcctggaaAGAGTCTTCTAGCCCTACAGCCTAGCCGTTAATTACCTTTACATTGTCCATCAATACTGGAGATATTTCTGGATGTTTCCATTCACTGTCACAATGAAATTTTTCCCCACTCTGCTGCAGGCCAAGAACGCGCTGGCCCACGCCTTGCAGTCTGCTCGCCACGACTGTGACTTGCTCCGGGAACAatatgaggaggagcaggaagccaaGGGGGAGCTGCAGCGGGCCCTGTCCAAGGCCAACAGCGAAGTGGCCCAGTGGAGAACCAAATATGAGACGGACGCCATTCAGCGCacggaggagctggaggaggccaAGTATGTGACAAGTGTGATCCTGGAGAAGTCTTAGTATCTGCAGGGAAACGGCAGTCTCTGAGACTGCGTTAGGACAGGGGGGAATGAAGGCTGGGATGTAGTGTATTTGCAGTAgagggcagagaggaggagagaaaaagtgTCCTGTGGAAAAATGGACTGGAAAGACAAACGTCACCTTTATGGCTAGAATCTTTAAGACAGGCCTAATAATCAGCAGGTGCTGGGACACAGCTGTGGCAGACCCTTTACCCCTAACCTGCAGCTATACTTACCACATTGCAGAAAGAAGCTGGCACAGCGCCTGCAAGATGCAGAGGAACATGTTGAAGCTGTCAATGCCAAATGTGCCTCCctggaaaagacaaagcagaggctgcagaatGAAGTGGAGGACCTGATGATTGATGTGGAGAGATCCAATGCTGCCTGTGCAGCTCTGGATAAGAAGCAGAAGAACTTTGACAAGGTCTTTTGGGCTCCAGACTGGGGACTCCTAGATAGAGCATCCCCTCCTGGTTGTCACAACCGTACTGACACCCTGTTTCTCTTCAGATCCTGGCAGAATGGAAGCAGAAGTATGAGGAAACCCAGGCTGAGCTGGAAGCCTCCCAGAAGGAGGCCCGCTCTCTCAGCACAGAGCTGTTTAAGATGAAGAATGCCTACGAGGAGTCCTTGGACCACTTGGAAACGCTCAAGCGCGAGAACAAGAACTTGCAGCGTAAGTGCCTGgccctctgctgctggcagggcttTCTGAGCACCCACCAGTACCCACTGCTTCCCATGGGTCTGTGCCTGCAGGTGGGCAAAGATGCCTGTCACGGTGTGTGAGGGCCCTTCCCATTCTGCTCTGTGGCCAACCATGCCATTGGTCCTTGTTCCCACAGAGGAGATCTCCGACCTCACGGAGCAGATTGCCGAGGGAGGAAAAGCGATTCATGAGCTGGAGAAAGTCAAGAAGCAGATCGAGCAGGAGAAATCTGAGCTCCAAGCCTCCCTGGAGGAAGCTGAGGTGCAGCATTCTGTTCTTAATTGTCCCCTTACAACACACTTTAGCAACCTCAGATACAAATTATGAAATTATATGCATAGAGAATAATCTCCATGCACACGAGGTAGGGAATCTAGGACATCATTAAAGTCTTTGGATATACAGAAATTTCTCCTGCACTGTCAAACCTCATACTATGTATTATTCTTCAAGAATAAAGTGACTGACATTGGtatttatataattaaaaaatattaacattttctttcaggcCTCCCTAGAACATGAAGAGGGGAAGATCCTGCGCCTCCAACTTGAGCTCAACCAGGTCAAGGCTGAGATTGACAGGAAGATAGCAGAGAAAGATGAGGAAATTGACCAGATGAAGAGAAACCACCTCAGAATTGTGGAGTCCATGCAGAGCACCCTGGATGCTGAGATCAGGAGCAGGAATGAAGCCCTGCGGCTGAAGAAGAAGATGGAGGGAGATCTGAATGAAATGGAGATCCAGCTCAGCCATGCCAACCGCTTGGCTGCTGAGGCACAGAAGAACCTGAGAAACACACAGGGAGTGCTCAAGGTACAGCACAACAAAACTGGTGCTCACTGGTTTATGAATAAGATAAATATTTCCCTGTTGTACAATTCTATCAGATCTATAACTATgtgaaaataggaaaatataCTCCATAgcctttcttgtctttctttccaGGATACTCAGATACACTTGGATGATGCTCTCAGGGCACAGGAGGACCTGAAGGAGCAGGTGGCCATGGTGGAGCGCAGAGCAAACCTGTTGCAGGCTGAAGTTGAGGAGCTACGGGCATCTCTGGAGCAGACAGAGCGGTCAAGGAAATTGGCTGAGCAGGAACTGATGGATGCAAGCGAGAGAGTTCAGCTCCTCCATACCCAGGTCAGTGTAGAAATATATTTAGTATTTATACTTTTTCTCCATACAGATAAAATAACTGAAGACTGACTGAACTGTAACATTGCTAAAATACACTGTAATTTTCACTCTGTGGATAACAAATACTAAATGTGATCTTACAATCGCAGATACAGATTTCACTAGACAAAAGTGCAGGtactttaaaagtaataaattttAGAGATATATATGAAATTCTTACCCTACAACTCGGTTAAGTTCAACAGGTTTCAGGTTTACATTTGAGACTGTAAAGTCAAAAATTAATCATTAAAAAAGCAGGAATACACTATACAGTTACTGACGTCATTTAACACTGTCATTACAAGCATTCTATATCACCATCTAAAACTTCTACTGCCACAAGATTGAAAACTGTAAGGAAATATTGCATCTTTTATCTTAATAAGTCtaaattccttttctgttgaGTGAAGAATTTTGAGGAAAGACTTTATGGAGGATGCTcttaaaatacagaagcatATCATGGCTGAGAAACTAACAGCTGCCACAGCAGATCCTTTAGAACAGAATCCCATGTGACCTGATGGTGCAATTTACAATAAAAAACAATATTTATGCAATATTATTGATATAATATCACAaggtaacaaaaagaaaatggtcATGTTGATGCTCTTCAATAGAACACCAGTTTGATCAACACCAAGAAGAAGCTGGAAACAGACATTGCCCAAATCCAGGGGGAAATGGAGGATACCATCCAGGAAGCCCGCAATGCTGAAGAGAAAGCCAAGAAGGCCATCACAGATGTGAGTTGGGGGCTCCCTTCATTGCTGGTAATGCATATATTCTCTGCAAAAATGTCTCCTGCCTCAAAATGCCATTGGCCCATTGCTCTCCTCAGGCAGCCATGATGGCAGAAGAGCTGAAGAAGGAGCAGGACACCAGCGCCCACCTGGAGAGGATGAAGAAGAACCTGGACCAGACGGTGAAGGACCTGCAGCACCGTCTGGATGAGGCCGAGCAGTTGGCACTGAAGGGAGGCAAGAAGCAAATCCAGAAGCTGGAGGCCAGAGTGCGTAGGGCTGGTGTTTGTGCAAGAGTGAGCATGTCCCTTGGAGAGATAGCAGGGAAGCTCCAAAGATGGGCTTGTGATTGCAGGTGCGGGAGCTGGAAGGGGAGGTTGATGCTGAGCAGAAGCGCAGCGCTGAAGCCGTGAAGGGTGTGCGCAAGTATGAGAGAAGGGTGAAGGAACTGACCTACCAGGTAAGGCAGGAGGTGTCCTTGCTCTCACAGCAAGTCCCATTTTGCACACACCATCCCCAAGGGGAATTCCTAACCTCACATGAGGCAGTACCAATaattcactttcttttctgtttgccaACCACTCTAGTCTGAGGAAGATCGGAAGAATGTTCTGAGGCTCCAAGATCTGGTGGACAAGCTGCAAATGAAAGTGAAGTCCTACAAGAGACAAGCTGAGGAGGCTGTAAGTACCACCCTGGCTAAATTCAGAATTCCTTCTGGTAAAGGTGGATTTTTAGTGTTTTCTTCTGTCCAACCTTTTAAGACCTTGTCTGATGCATTTGCTGCTACAAGGGAGTGGGGAATGTAAGAGTAAGAATTTCTGATTTTGTGAGGAACTATATTTCCCCATCTCTATTTGTTTTCCTCTAAGCCTCCCTTTTCACCTCTGTTTCTTCCTCCCTACACTTCTCTGTGTGTCAGAGGCAGCTTCTAGTCTGATTGGTGGGAACTCTGTCATTGAAGCTGCCTAGACAATGCTGTGTGTTTTGTGGCCTTTTTGACTTTCCCTTGTTCTTTGTCTTCTGGCAATCTTAACATTCTGAGCAGCTTCTCACCTTGTTTTTGGACCTGCCCTGCTCTCCCAGCTGCGGCATTTGAATGTTTGTTTGCCCAGTTTTCAGATATTCAATCTCACTGCTGTTTTTCTCATAACTCCCTCTCCCCGCACAGGAGGAGCTGTCCAATGTCAACCTCTCCAAGTTCCGCAAGATCCAGCACGAGCTGGAGGAAGCTGAGGAGCGGGCTGACATTGCAGAGTCCCAGGTCAACAAGCTCCGAGCCAAGAGCCGGGAGTTTCATGGCAAGAAGATAGAAGAGGAAGAGTGAGGCTGTCATGAGGCAGCAAAGTGACCTGGGGGCCGCACAAAATGTGAACCTCTCGGTCACTTTCTCCTGTAATTAGTCTTTGTAGCAATGTCAATGTCTAGAGAATAAAGACCATAGATTCTTCTGCATATACAGCAGAAGCAGTGCTTTTGGTTGTTACAGTTCAATTCTGTCAAAAAGCTCCATGCCAAGAGCCAAGAGGTTCATAAGAAGATAGAAGAGGAAGGATGAGGGTCCCAAGGCTAAAAAGTGACCTGGGGCATGCATAAAATGCGAATCTCAGTGTTGCTGTTTCTGTAACTATCATTTATGTCTAGGTAATAAAGACAGTAGAGATTTTTCCAAGGAACAGAGATCAGCTTGCAAAAGAATCTCTCTCCTCCTGGTTAAGAACTCACCCTTACCCCTCTTCCCTGTGTGCATGCCCTTCTGCTCCACAGCCAGTCTTACACAGGCCAGCCTCACATATACTTCTAAGATATTTCAGCCAAAGTACAAGGAATCTCATGCAAAGGCCTAAGAAAAACATTCCTTTCTCCAAGCTATTACATCACAGTTTGTGTAGTACTGGACAGTAAAGCTACACAGAAGCACAGACGGGTGGTCAGCTTAGTGGGACAGCTGAGTGAAGACTATTAAACACACACGGTACTTACCTCAAATGTGATGGTGTGTACCTGTACCATCAAAGCAGGGGAAAGATCAGTGGAGAACTGTCCTGTGTGTTTCAGTTGTGAGAGACAATCACAATGATTCATATCccaaaaatcataaaataaatcagatatCATCATCATATTGATATGCTTTGGCAGCCAGCAATGCTGTCTTAGAAGATTGTCTCAGAGTAGGAAAGTACCAAGGGGGATTCCTGAATGCACATCTGTTCTCTTAATTATCTGTACAATCAGAATATTCACTTTAAGCTGATACCTGATCAGGCCGGTCTCCTAAAGGTCTCCTACTCTCACAGACCAACATCTTTGCTATGAAATATCCTGTGTCATCCAGAATGTAGGGGACCAGAAGAGACTGGATTCCC
This portion of the Lathamus discolor isolate bLatDis1 chromosome 13, bLatDis1.hap1, whole genome shotgun sequence genome encodes:
- the LOC136021499 gene encoding myosin-1B, producing the protein MSTDADMAIFGEAAPYLRKSEKERIAAQNKPFDAKTSVFVVHSKESYVKSTVQSKESGKVTVKTEGGETLTVKDDQIFPMNPPKYDKIEDMAMMTHLHEPAVLYNLKERYAAWMIYTYSGLFCVTVNPYKWLPVYNPEVVLAYRGKKRQEAPPHIFSISDNAYQFMLTDRENQSILITGESGAGKTVNTKRVIQYFATIAASGDKKKEEQQTSGKMQGTLEDQIISANPLLEAFGNAKTVRNDNSSRFGKFIRIHFGATGKLASADIETYLLEKSRVTFQLKAERSYHIFYQIMSNKKPELIEMLLITTNPYDYLYVSQGEITVPSINDQEELMATDSAIDILGFTPDEKTAIYKLTGAVMHYGNLKFKQKQREEQAEPDGTEVADKAAYLMGLNSADLLKALCYPRVKVGNEYVTKGQTVQQVYNSVGALAKAVFEKMFLWMVVRINQQLDTKQPRQYFIGVLDIAGFEIFDFNSLEQLCINFTNEKLQQFFNHHMFVLEQEEYKKEGIEWEFIDFGMDLAACIELIEKPMGIFSILEEECMFPKATDTSFKNKLYDQHLGKSNNFQKPKPGKGKAEAHFSLVHYAGTVDYNITGWLDKNKDPLNETVVGLYQKSSLKTLALLFASAGGEAEASGGKKGGKKKGSSFQTVSALFRENLNKLMTNLRSTHPHFVRCIIPNETKTPGAMEHELVLHQLRCNGVLEGIRICRKGFPSRILYADFKQRYKVLNASAIPEGQFIDSKKASEKLLGSIDVDHTQYKFGHTKVFFKAGLLGLLEEMRDEKLAQLITRTQARCRGFLMRVEYQRMVERRESIFCIQYNVRSFMNVKHWPWMKLFFKIKPLLKSAESEKEMANMKEEFEKTKEELAKSEAKRKELEEKMVKLVQEKNDLQLQVQAEADALADAEERCDQLIKTKIQLEAKVKEVTERAEDEEEINAELTAKKRKLEDECSELKKDIDDLELTLAKVEKEKHATENKVKNLTEEMAALDETIAKLTKEKKALQEAHQQTLDDLQAEEDKVNTLTKAKTKLEQQVDDLEGSLEQEKKLRMDLERAKRKLEGDLKLAQDNIMDLENDKQQLDEKLKKKDFEISQIQSKIEDEQTLGMQLQKKIKELQARIEELEEEIEAERTSRAKAEKHRSDLSRELEEISERLEEAGGATAAQIEMNKKREAEFQKMRRDLEEATLQHEATAAALRKKHADSTAELGEQIDNLQRVKQKLEKEKSELKMEIDDLASNMESVSKAKANLEKMCRTLEDQLSEIKTKEEEHQRMINDLNAQRARLQTESGEYSRQVEEKESLISQLSRGKQAFTQQIEELKRHLEEEIKAKNALAHALQSARHDCDLLREQYEEEQEAKGELQRALSKANSEVAQWRTKYETDAIQRTEELEEAKKKLAQRLQDAEEHVEAVNAKCASLEKTKQRLQNEVEDLMIDVERSNAACAALDKKQKNFDKILAEWKQKYEETQAELEASQKEARSLSTELFKMKNAYEESLDHLETLKRENKNLQQEISDLTEQIAEGGKAIHELEKVKKQIEQEKSELQASLEEAEASLEHEEGKILRLQLELNQVKAEIDRKIAEKDEEIDQMKRNHLRIVESMQSTLDAEIRSRNEALRLKKKMEGDLNEMEIQLSHANRLAAEAQKNLRNTQGVLKDTQIHLDDALRAQEDLKEQVAMVERRANLLQAEVEELRASLEQTERSRKLAEQELMDASERVQLLHTQNTSLINTKKKLETDIAQIQGEMEDTIQEARNAEEKAKKAITDAAMMAEELKKEQDTSAHLERMKKNLDQTVKDLQHRLDEAEQLALKGGKKQIQKLEARVRELEGEVDAEQKRSAEAVKGVRKYERRVKELTYQSEEDRKNVLRLQDLVDKLQMKVKSYKRQAEEAEELSNVNLSKFRKIQHELEEAEERADIAESQVNKLRAKSREFHGKKIEEEE